One Halalkalicoccus subterraneus genomic window carries:
- a CDS encoding carbohydrate kinase family protein, producing the protein MSEPDILVAGETLIDFLPNRPGSLREVETFTRRPGGAPANVAVGLATLAETPWFWTRVGDDPFGDDLVETLVGHGLPDEFVERDPETKTTLAFVSHDEHADREFSFYRDGTADTRMEPGTIDDALLERVSWVHLGGVTLASEPSRAATLDLAARASERDCTVSFDPNARPELWDDRAEFERLVGEALGHVDVLKATPDDLAEAGIDGDGADLARAACKRGPHTTLLTLGGEGALAVATEEAPWEGKATHSGYRVEPVDTTGAGDAFTAGAIAALAGGDGLAEALAFANAVAATTTTAEGAMTALPDRERVERVRGGTPDDE; encoded by the coding sequence ATGTCGGAGCCGGACATCCTCGTCGCGGGCGAGACGCTGATCGATTTCCTGCCGAATCGACCCGGCTCGTTGCGCGAGGTCGAGACCTTCACGCGGCGGCCGGGTGGCGCGCCAGCGAACGTCGCCGTCGGCCTCGCCACGCTCGCCGAGACGCCGTGGTTCTGGACGCGCGTGGGAGACGATCCCTTCGGCGACGACCTCGTCGAGACGCTCGTGGGCCACGGCCTTCCTGACGAGTTCGTCGAGCGCGATCCGGAGACGAAAACGACCCTCGCCTTCGTCTCCCACGACGAGCACGCCGATCGGGAGTTCTCGTTCTATCGCGACGGCACGGCCGACACCCGCATGGAACCGGGTACGATCGACGACGCACTCTTGGAGCGCGTCTCGTGGGTCCATCTCGGCGGCGTGACCCTCGCGAGCGAGCCCTCGCGGGCAGCGACGCTGGACCTCGCGGCGCGCGCAAGCGAGCGCGACTGTACCGTTTCGTTCGATCCCAACGCCCGACCCGAACTCTGGGACGACCGAGCTGAGTTCGAGCGGCTGGTCGGCGAGGCCCTCGGGCACGTCGACGTCCTGAAGGCGACCCCCGATGACCTCGCCGAGGCGGGGATCGACGGCGACGGGGCCGACCTCGCGCGCGCGGCCTGCAAGCGGGGCCCGCACACGACGTTGCTGACGCTGGGTGGTGAGGGTGCGCTCGCGGTCGCAACCGAGGAGGCGCCCTGGGAGGGCAAGGCGACCCATTCGGGCTACCGGGTCGAGCCGGTCGACACGACGGGAGCGGGTGATGCCTTCACCGCCGGCGCGATCGCGGCCCTCGCCGGGGGGGATGGTCTCGCGGAAGCGCTCGCCTTCGCGAACGCCGTTGCGGCGACCACCACGACCGCCGAGGGCGCGATGACGGCGCTCCCCGACCGCGAGCGCGTCGAGCGCGTTCGGGGAGGGACGCCGGACGACGAGTGA
- a CDS encoding metal ABC transporter ATP-binding protein, with product MNGTESPVIAVEDVTYSYGGRPAVEDVSLTVESGEFLGLVGPNGSGKTTLLKLMLGLLSPDSGSVRLFDRPVESFDAGERIGYVSQHSTGKERTMPVTVREVVTMGRYPHTRFGWLRSHDREMVEEALSRVGIAELADRRINELSGGQKQRAFIARTLAGEADLLALDEPTVGVDADSRDRFYDLLDELNGQGITVILIEHDIGVVTDHADRIACINRELYHHGDTETFVESDALARAYGTSSRMIEHGH from the coding sequence GTGAACGGAACCGAGTCACCAGTCATCGCCGTCGAGGACGTCACCTACTCCTACGGCGGGCGGCCGGCGGTCGAGGACGTCTCGCTGACGGTCGAGTCCGGCGAGTTCCTCGGGCTCGTCGGGCCGAACGGGTCGGGCAAGACGACACTTCTGAAGCTCATGCTGGGGCTGCTCTCGCCCGACTCCGGGAGCGTCAGGCTGTTCGACCGGCCCGTCGAATCGTTCGACGCGGGCGAGCGCATCGGCTACGTCTCCCAGCACTCGACGGGCAAGGAACGGACGATGCCGGTGACGGTGCGGGAAGTCGTCACGATGGGGCGCTATCCCCACACCCGGTTCGGGTGGCTGCGGAGCCACGACCGCGAGATGGTCGAGGAGGCGCTTTCCCGGGTCGGGATCGCGGAGCTGGCCGACCGGCGGATCAACGAGCTCTCGGGCGGGCAGAAACAGCGCGCGTTCATCGCGCGCACGCTCGCGGGCGAGGCGGACCTGCTCGCGCTCGACGAGCCGACCGTCGGGGTCGACGCCGACTCCCGGGATCGGTTTTACGACCTGCTCGACGAACTCAACGGCCAGGGGATCACGGTCATCCTGATCGAACACGACATCGGCGTCGTCACCGACCACGCCGACCGGATCGCCTGCATCAACCGGGAGCTCTACCACCACGGCGACACCGAGACCTTCGTCGAAAGTGACGCGCTCGCACGGGCCTACGGGACCAGCAGCCGAATGATCGAACACGGCCACTGA
- a CDS encoding DUF7544 domain-containing protein — protein MAWYALRAAGESVRATRVLLASASLAAWGRLAVLVPFVGTLVTPFLTDFNRGPSPVALVASATAPGLLTAALVAALALFVGAVFEFVFLDALRGRQIRLRSESRRHLRSGLELFALRVALAVPVGLALVAPIVIEGWLALLLPLAVVISALALDRLTVAFVVPIALVEACSLREAWRAFARTLRAAWHEYAAYLLVAATLWVAIALVGGLLGGLVAVALLVPFGILGVTIDAALSAQGLSGALVGRTVLTTLSIPYVLALLAAVSLVHVPLVTYLRYVALFVLGDVDERHDPIPRLRASIRRGTGTGRPGQ, from the coding sequence ATGGCGTGGTACGCGCTGCGGGCGGCCGGCGAGTCCGTGCGGGCGACGCGGGTCCTGCTCGCGAGCGCCTCGCTCGCGGCGTGGGGCCGCCTCGCAGTTCTCGTGCCGTTCGTCGGCACGCTCGTGACGCCCTTTCTCACCGATTTTAATCGGGGGCCGTCCCCGGTGGCGCTCGTCGCAAGCGCCACGGCGCCGGGACTTCTCACGGCGGCGCTCGTTGCGGCGCTCGCGCTCTTCGTGGGGGCCGTCTTCGAGTTCGTCTTCCTCGATGCGCTTCGTGGCCGGCAGATACGACTCCGCTCGGAAAGCCGGCGCCACCTCCGGTCGGGTCTAGAACTGTTCGCGCTTCGGGTCGCGCTGGCCGTCCCCGTCGGACTCGCGCTGGTCGCACCGATCGTAATCGAGGGATGGCTCGCCTTACTCCTCCCGCTCGCGGTCGTGATCAGCGCGCTCGCCCTCGATCGGTTGACGGTCGCGTTCGTCGTTCCAATCGCATTGGTCGAGGCCTGTTCGCTCCGCGAGGCGTGGCGGGCGTTCGCGCGAACGCTCCGTGCGGCTTGGCACGAATACGCGGCGTATCTACTGGTCGCGGCGACCCTCTGGGTCGCGATCGCCCTCGTCGGCGGCTTGCTCGGCGGGCTGGTGGCGGTCGCGCTGCTCGTTCCCTTTGGAATCCTCGGGGTAACGATCGACGCCGCGCTCTCGGCGCAGGGACTTTCGGGGGCGCTCGTGGGTCGAACGGTCCTCACAACCCTCTCGATCCCCTACGTTCTCGCGCTCCTGGCGGCGGTCTCGCTCGTTCACGTCCCGCTCGTCACGTACCTGCGGTACGTCGCACTGTTCGTCCTCGGCGACGTCGACGAGCGCCACGACCCGATCCCGCGGCTTCGGGCGTCGATTCGACGCGGAACGGGGACCGGACGACCCGGGCAATGA
- a CDS encoding metal ABC transporter permease — protein MGSNTLQRFVLVAFGLAVLGLFVPIAFGLMPRVFFESSCSLGRSFGTSIACYGFIWNALTTAVFIGIVGPVIGTYLVHREMALIGETLAHAAFAGVAIGTLLFAGSGWGTPLLLSALVAGIVGALAVQFLAERTGSYGDVPIAIMLTGSFAVGTLVISLGGGFATVDINSILFGSIATVDGENVLLMAVLSIAVVGTVALTYKPLLYITFDEEAARVARFNVSAYNTLLIVLTAMVVVGSMQILGVILVAAMLVVPVAAGSQVTNSFRDSLYASVVVGELSAVSGLLLSWRYSLAPGATIVVVAIGIYLLSIALADRTNRTNAG, from the coding sequence ATGGGGTCGAACACGCTCCAGCGGTTCGTCCTCGTCGCCTTCGGGCTCGCGGTCCTCGGGCTGTTCGTCCCGATCGCCTTCGGGCTCATGCCGCGGGTCTTTTTCGAGTCCTCCTGTAGCCTCGGCCGATCGTTCGGAACCTCGATCGCCTGTTACGGCTTCATCTGGAACGCGCTCACGACGGCGGTGTTCATCGGGATCGTCGGGCCCGTCATCGGCACCTATCTGGTCCACCGCGAGATGGCACTGATCGGCGAGACGCTCGCCCACGCCGCCTTCGCGGGCGTCGCCATCGGTACCCTGCTCTTTGCGGGCTCGGGCTGGGGAACTCCACTACTGCTCTCGGCGCTCGTCGCGGGGATCGTCGGGGCGCTCGCGGTCCAGTTCCTCGCCGAGCGGACCGGCTCGTACGGCGACGTCCCGATCGCGATCATGCTCACGGGGAGCTTCGCGGTCGGCACCCTCGTAATCAGTCTCGGGGGCGGGTTCGCGACCGTCGACATCAACAGCATCCTCTTCGGGTCGATCGCGACCGTCGACGGCGAGAACGTCCTGTTGATGGCGGTCCTGAGCATCGCCGTCGTCGGGACTGTCGCGCTGACGTACAAACCGCTGTTGTACATCACGTTCGACGAGGAGGCCGCCCGGGTCGCGCGGTTCAACGTCTCGGCGTACAACACGCTGCTGATCGTCCTGACTGCGATGGTCGTCGTCGGCTCGATGCAGATCCTCGGGGTCATCCTCGTGGCGGCGATGCTGGTCGTCCCGGTCGCCGCCGGCTCGCAGGTCACCAATAGTTTCCGGGACTCGCTGTACGCCTCGGTGGTCGTCGGCGAACTCTCGGCCGTGTCGGGCCTGCTGCTTTCGTGGCGCTACTCGCTGGCGCCGGGCGCGACGATCGTCGTCGTCGCCATCGGGATCTACCTGCTCTCGATCGCGCTCGCCGACCGAACGAACCGCACGAACGCCGGCTGA
- a CDS encoding metal ABC transporter substrate-binding protein, whose product MDETRRRLLKGGAGAIASASLAGCTDSLGGGAPSVGTETDGEGAATATAAFFTLADFARNVGGDALAVENAVPTGQHGHGWEPQSDVTVEIVEGDAFVHLGIEGFQRWADDVAGEIEANHDDVALIAVTEGVDLSEYGDQRHEDGHGTDHDENHSHEGSGEHDHGNGDYDPHFWMDPVRSQQSVETIRDGLIKADDGNAESYEENAASYVADLEELHERFETELADRDHDTVVVAGHDSYQYLAERYDFGIHTPQGVSPDDEANPNEIADTVELVEREGIEVILYDYFDGDTLAQTIVEEADTATDVAMLSPTESTTGEWESEGLGYVGQMEGINLPSLRDALGAS is encoded by the coding sequence ATGGACGAGACACGACGCCGGTTGTTGAAGGGGGGAGCGGGAGCGATCGCGTCGGCGAGCCTCGCCGGGTGCACCGACTCGCTGGGTGGCGGGGCACCGAGCGTCGGGACCGAGACGGATGGGGAGGGCGCCGCCACGGCGACGGCGGCGTTTTTCACGCTCGCGGATTTCGCGCGCAACGTCGGCGGCGACGCCCTCGCGGTCGAGAACGCGGTCCCGACGGGCCAGCACGGCCACGGCTGGGAGCCCCAGTCGGACGTAACGGTCGAGATCGTCGAGGGCGACGCGTTCGTCCACCTCGGGATCGAGGGGTTCCAACGGTGGGCCGACGACGTCGCCGGCGAGATCGAGGCGAACCACGACGACGTGGCACTGATCGCCGTTACCGAAGGGGTCGATCTCTCGGAGTACGGCGATCAGCGCCACGAGGACGGACATGGCACTGACCACGACGAGAACCACAGTCACGAGGGCTCCGGCGAGCACGACCACGGGAACGGCGACTACGATCCCCACTTCTGGATGGACCCGGTGCGGTCCCAGCAGTCCGTCGAGACCATCCGTGACGGTCTGATCAAGGCCGACGACGGCAACGCCGAGTCCTACGAGGAGAACGCCGCGTCGTACGTCGCCGACCTCGAGGAGCTACACGAACGCTTCGAGACGGAGCTCGCGGACCGCGACCACGACACCGTCGTTGTCGCCGGGCACGACTCGTATCAGTACCTCGCCGAGCGCTACGACTTCGGGATCCACACGCCCCAGGGCGTCTCGCCCGACGACGAGGCGAACCCGAACGAGATCGCCGACACGGTCGAACTCGTCGAGCGGGAGGGGATCGAGGTGATCCTCTATGACTACTTCGATGGCGACACCCTCGCCCAAACGATCGTCGAGGAGGCAGACACCGCGACCGACGTCGCGATGCTCTCGCCAACCGAGAGCACCACCGGGGAATGGGAGTCGGAGGGGCTCGGCTACGTCGGCCAGATGGAAGGGATTAACCTCCCGTCGCTCCGAGACGCCCTGGGGGCATCGTAA
- a CDS encoding YbaK/EbsC family protein — translation MHPRAAEFRERAADEYDLDVEIEEFPEGTKTAAEAADAVGCDVAQIASSLVFTADGEPLVVVTSGANRVDEEGVAAALDADAVEMADASLIKETLGWSIGGVPPICHDTDVPVLFDTTLTEYGTVWAAAGTPQTVFPIDPERLKHLADAEEYAVAV, via the coding sequence ATGCACCCACGCGCGGCCGAGTTCCGCGAGCGCGCGGCCGACGAATACGACCTAGACGTCGAGATCGAGGAGTTCCCCGAGGGGACCAAAACCGCCGCCGAGGCCGCCGACGCCGTCGGCTGTGACGTCGCCCAGATCGCGAGCAGTCTGGTCTTTACCGCCGACGGCGAGCCGCTCGTGGTCGTCACGAGCGGCGCGAATCGCGTCGACGAGGAGGGCGTCGCGGCGGCGCTCGACGCCGACGCGGTCGAGATGGCTGACGCGTCGCTGATCAAGGAGACGCTCGGCTGGTCGATCGGCGGCGTCCCGCCCATCTGTCACGACACCGACGTTCCGGTGCTGTTCGACACCACGTTGACGGAGTACGGGACGGTCTGGGCCGCGGCCGGTACCCCGCAGACGGTCTTTCCGATCGATCCCGAGCGGCTGAAACACCTCGCGGACGCCGAGGAGTACGCGGTCGCCGTCTAG